In the genome of bacterium, the window ACGCCCGGGTGCGGATGGTGATCGTCCCCTCCTTCGGGATCGCGTGGATGGCGTTGACAATCAGGTTCATGAAGACCTGGTTCATTTGGTTCGGGTAGCAGGTGATCGGCGGCAGTTGCCCGTAGTCGCGCACGATCTTGATGCGATTCTTGTACTCGTGGTAGACCAGTGTCAGGGTCGATTCGAGTCCCTCGTGGAGATCGACCGTCTTGAGTTCGGCCTCGTCGAGGCGGGCGAAATTGCGCAACGAGCGGACGATCCCGACAATCCGGTCGGTGGCGGTGCGGGTAGTGGTGTTGGCCTCCTCGAGGATGTGCAACGCGCGCAGGAAGCGGCCGCTTTTGGACGAGGAAACAAAGACGCTGGTCTCGCCCAGACTGTCCTTGACCACATTGAGGGCGCGCCGCGAGACATCGGCGTTGGCGTGGATGGAGCCCAGCGGTGTGTTAATCTCGTGAGCCACCCCCGCCACCAACGCGCCCAGCGCCGCCATCTTCTCCGACTGCACCAGTTGCGCCTGGGCATCGCGCAATTCGTGATTGGCCTGCTCCAGTTCCGCCGCGTAGGCGTGGATCCGTTCCTCGGCGCGGATGCGCTCGGTCACATCGACCAGCCAGACATAGATCTGCCGGCTTTCAGTCAGCGGTCGGTAGGTCACCGAGAACACATGCTGCCGCAGCTCCAGACGCCCGTCGACCACGGTGGTGTTGGTGTCGATCAACCGACGCACCATTTCGCGGAAATCGGACGGCAGGAAATCGGTGATGTGCAGCTCCGGGTGTCCCATCTCCCCCGGGTAACGGCGCGCCGCCGGATTCATGTAGAGGAGGTTGCCGTCCCGGTCAAAGCGCAGCACCGGGAAGGGGTTGGTCTCCGGCAGCTGCGCCAGCCGACGGATTTCCTCCTCCATGCGCACCTTTTCGGTGATGTCGCGCACCGCGCCCATGGTGTAGATGACATTCTCGTTGCGGTGGATGGTCATGTCGCAGATGCGCGGTTCGCTGCGGCGCGCGTCGATGATCTTCAGCGTGTAGTGGTTCGGCGCCGGCTCGCCGCGCAGACGCGCCATATGGATATCGACAATCCGCTGGCGGTCGTCGGGATGAATCACGGCGGTGAAGTGCGTGTGCCGCAGCTGCTCGGCACTCA includes:
- a CDS encoding ATP-binding protein — encoded protein: MMSMFRRFISSLGLITPSVAERDPEFRAEIERTTRRGLRAAFALTGVAPVLAVGAQMLVRPSLRFQWGLDSLPDTFALWIPLVAVLGSCIMLAASFRPFGARYGRLLMAAIVVAVSSVFGLDWLVLGEHHPSGFGIQAVAMLICVGTLPYRAWHTALLGTAMTLGYMLVVLLAPQAHGNNPAAIFPDFPVFMLIVTLACCGVSALIYRSRYELFRGRKQEQDLRAQITESEQKYRALFENSADGIFLYSDIEGGFIMTNSVLQEMVGLSAEQLRHTHFTAVIHPDDRQRIVDIHMARLRGEPAPNHYTLKIIDARRSEPRICDMTIHRNENVIYTMGAVRDITEKVRMEEEIRRLAQLPETNPFPVLRFDRDGNLLYMNPAARRYPGEMGHPELHITDFLPSDFREMVRRLIDTNTTVVDGRLELRQHVFSVTYRPLTESRQIYVWLVDVTERIRAEERIHAYAAELEQANHELRDAQAQLVQSEKMAALGALVAGVAHEINTPLGSIHANADVSRRALNVVKDSLGETSVFVSSSKSGRFLRALHILEEANTTTRTATDRIVGIVRSLRNFARLDEAELKTVDLHEGLESTLTLVYHEYKNRIKIVRDYGQLPPITCYPNQMNQVFMNLIVNAIHAIPKEGTITIRTRALDQHFEVRIADTGVGIAEENLSRIFDPGFTTKGVGVGTGLGLSIVYKIIQAHGGRIDVESRVGEGTVFTITCPVRVPGLPTTTDEPATTI